In Blautia wexlerae DSM 19850, a single window of DNA contains:
- a CDS encoding DUF6219 family protein — protein MKSHKYWSIGALITMLGTFYTGYKGSKEGHKYFAASSLLCMIMAIYTGHKMISGKSRKKKEVSVESVED, from the coding sequence ATGAAATCACATAAATATTGGTCTATCGGTGCACTGATTACAATGCTTGGAACTTTTTATACAGGTTATAAGGGATCAAAAGAAGGCCATAAGTACTTTGCAGCAAGTTCTTTGCTTTGCATGATTATGGCTATTTATACAGGACACAAGATGATTTCTGGTAAAAGTAGGAAGAAAAAAGAAGTTTCAGTAGAGAGTGTTGAAGATTAA
- the udp gene encoding uridine phosphorylase, with the protein MKNYSEDVNRQYHIQVAKGEVGRYVILPGDPKRCVKIAQYFDNPVLIADNREYITYTGTLDGVKVSVTSTGIGGPSASIAMEELYRCGADTFVRIGTCGGMQTEIKSGDIVIATAAVRMEGTSREYAPIEYPAVANLDVTNALVEAAKEKGFIYHTGVVQSKDSFYGQHEPEAMPAGYELINKWEAWKRMGCLASEMESAALFIVAGKLRARMGSCLLVLANQEREKLGLENPVVHDTDMAIRVAVEAIRRMIKEDQGQVL; encoded by the coding sequence ATGAAAAATTACTCAGAAGATGTAAACAGACAGTATCATATTCAAGTGGCAAAAGGTGAAGTGGGCCGTTATGTGATCCTTCCGGGAGATCCGAAAAGATGTGTAAAGATTGCACAGTATTTTGATAATCCTGTGCTGATTGCAGACAACAGGGAATATATCACTTATACAGGAACACTGGATGGAGTGAAGGTCAGTGTAACGTCAACCGGTATTGGTGGCCCATCAGCGTCCATTGCAATGGAAGAGCTGTATCGCTGCGGAGCGGATACTTTTGTCAGAATCGGAACCTGTGGTGGAATGCAGACGGAAATAAAAAGTGGAGACATTGTAATTGCGACAGCAGCAGTACGTATGGAAGGAACAAGCAGAGAATATGCGCCAATTGAATATCCGGCAGTGGCAAATCTGGATGTGACCAATGCTCTTGTTGAAGCTGCGAAGGAGAAAGGATTTATATATCATACAGGTGTGGTACAGTCCAAAGATTCTTTCTATGGACAGCATGAGCCGGAAGCAATGCCGGCAGGTTATGAGTTGATCAATAAATGGGAAGCCTGGAAACGAATGGGATGTCTTGCTTCTGAAATGGAATCTGCGGCACTTTTCATCGTAGCCGGTAAACTCAGGGCGAGGATGGGTTCCTGTCTGTTGGTATTGGCAAATCAGGAGAGAGAGAAGCTGGGTCTTGAGAATCCGGTTGTACATGACACAGACATGGCAATCCGGGTAGCTGTAGAGGCAATCCGCAGAATGATTAAAGAAGATCAGGGACAAGTTCTGTAA
- a CDS encoding IS4 family transposase: MNYSDSIKAILLAAINDLSKTPEKYAVKPGVDFIRNRKLGFKDYMLMFLTMEADCIREELYRFFGRTIDAPSKAAFYRQRKKIREDAFRNLLLAFNRKLPKKLYNGKYEFWACDGSSCDIFLNPEDKDTYFEPNGKSTRGFNQIHINAMFSLLDKRFTDILVQPARKRNEYSAFCSMVDSADIHEHYKVIFFGDRGYTSYNNFAHVIEKGQYFLIRCNDKRASGMMGYPVDTLPAFDEDISLILTRSKAVSKYSRPELFSSYRYIYQNAPMDYLNDQRTEYDLALRLLRVQLDDGSYENIATNLPEEEFKAEDFKALYHLRWQEENSFRDLKYSLCLKAFHSKKYDYIVQEVWARVILYNFSSSIIINVTIDREDRAYEYQANYSSALKTCRDFLRIHDGITKINVEGLIAQNIEPIRPGRTFARQHRFKLPMSFCYRH, from the coding sequence ATGAACTATTCAGATTCTATCAAAGCTATTTTACTTGCTGCTATCAATGATCTTTCCAAAACACCGGAAAAATATGCTGTCAAACCCGGAGTTGATTTTATCAGAAACAGAAAACTTGGTTTTAAAGATTATATGCTGATGTTTCTGACTATGGAAGCTGACTGTATCAGGGAAGAACTGTACCGTTTTTTCGGACGTACTATCGATGCACCTTCCAAAGCGGCTTTTTACAGACAGCGTAAAAAGATCAGGGAAGATGCTTTTCGGAATCTTCTTCTTGCTTTTAACAGGAAACTTCCTAAAAAACTATATAACGGTAAATATGAATTCTGGGCCTGCGATGGTTCTTCCTGTGATATTTTCCTTAACCCTGAAGATAAGGATACCTATTTTGAACCAAATGGTAAATCTACCAGAGGATTTAACCAGATCCATATCAATGCTATGTTTTCTTTACTTGATAAGCGTTTTACTGATATTTTAGTCCAGCCTGCCCGAAAGCGAAATGAGTATTCTGCTTTTTGTTCCATGGTTGATTCTGCAGATATCCATGAACACTACAAAGTCATTTTCTTTGGGGACAGAGGTTATACTTCTTACAACAACTTTGCCCATGTGATTGAAAAGGGGCAGTACTTCCTTATCCGATGTAACGATAAAAGAGCTTCCGGAATGATGGGATATCCGGTTGATACCCTGCCAGCTTTTGATGAAGATATCTCTCTTATACTGACGAGGTCTAAAGCTGTAAGCAAATATTCCAGACCTGAACTATTCTCTTCATACCGATACATTTATCAGAATGCTCCGATGGATTATCTCAATGATCAAAGAACGGAATATGACCTTGCTTTACGTTTGTTACGCGTACAGCTTGATGATGGCTCTTATGAAAACATTGCTACGAATCTTCCAGAAGAAGAGTTTAAAGCTGAAGATTTCAAAGCTCTTTATCATCTGAGATGGCAGGAGGAAAACTCTTTCCGAGATTTAAAATATTCCCTGTGTCTGAAAGCGTTTCACTCAAAAAAATATGATTATATTGTGCAGGAAGTATGGGCAAGAGTTATTCTATATAATTTCAGTTCCAGCATAATCATAAATGTAACTATTGATCGGGAAGATCGTGCTTATGAATATCAGGCGAATTATTCATCCGCGCTTAAAACATGCAGGGATTTTTTAAGGATTCACGATGGGATAACAAAGATAAATGTAGAAGGTCTGATCGCTCAAAATATTGAGCCGATCAGACCTGGAAGAACCTTTGCCCGCCAGCATAGGTTTAAACTTCCGATGAGTTTTTGTTATAGACATTAG
- the leuD gene encoding 3-isopropylmalate dehydratase small subunit (catalyzes the isomerization between 2-isopropylmalate and 3-isopropylmalate in leucine biosynthesis), which translates to METGTIFKFHNDLDTDQIIASQYLLLPNLDEMKGHAFESLDPDFSKKVKPGDFVVGGENFGCGSSREQAPGVLKALGVQAVVAKSFARIFYRNSINIGLPVIVCKDLPDEVNTGDKMVLHMSEGTVEANGKTYSCTKLPEYMQNILNQGGLIASLNKEEK; encoded by the coding sequence ATGGAAACAGGAACAATTTTTAAATTTCATAATGACCTGGATACAGACCAGATCATAGCATCACAGTATCTGTTACTTCCTAATCTGGATGAGATGAAAGGTCATGCATTTGAATCTCTGGATCCGGATTTTTCAAAGAAAGTAAAACCGGGAGATTTCGTGGTAGGTGGAGAAAACTTTGGATGTGGTTCTTCCAGAGAGCAGGCGCCTGGTGTTCTGAAAGCGTTGGGAGTACAGGCAGTTGTAGCAAAATCTTTTGCACGAATTTTTTACAGAAACTCTATTAATATTGGTTTGCCGGTAATTGTCTGCAAAGATCTTCCGGACGAAGTAAATACCGGAGATAAGATGGTTCTTCATATGTCAGAGGGAACAGTTGAAGCTAACGGAAAAACATATTCCTGTACAAAGCTTCCGGAATATATGCAGAATATTTTGAATCAGGGTGGTCTGATCGCATCTCTGAACAAGGAGGAGAAGTAA
- a CDS encoding 3-isopropylmalate dehydratase small subunit 1 produces MEKFTGKVWVLDDDIDTDIIIPTEYLALKTIDDMKQYGFSPLRPELAGQIQKGDIIVAGKNFGCGSSREQAPEIIKALGIQCVIAKSFARIFFRNSINNGLLLIEQPDLHDDIKEGDEVTVVMNEHVDYNGKQYPIASLPENLMSIIQAGGLVKAMRKLNGLD; encoded by the coding sequence ATGGAAAAATTCACAGGAAAAGTGTGGGTTCTGGATGATGACATTGATACAGATATTATTATTCCAACAGAATATCTCGCACTGAAAACAATCGACGATATGAAACAGTACGGATTCAGTCCTCTGCGTCCGGAACTGGCAGGACAGATTCAGAAAGGCGACATTATTGTTGCAGGAAAGAACTTTGGATGTGGTTCTTCCAGAGAACAGGCACCGGAAATTATCAAAGCACTGGGAATTCAGTGTGTAATTGCCAAATCTTTTGCGAGAATTTTCTTCAGAAATTCTATTAATAATGGTCTGTTACTGATCGAGCAGCCAGATCTTCATGATGATATCAAAGAAGGTGATGAAGTCACTGTGGTAATGAATGAACATGTAGATTACAATGGAAAACAGTACCCGATTGCTTCTCTTCCGGAAAATCTGATGAGCATTATTCAGGCTGGCGGACTTGTAAAAGCCATGCGCAAACTGAATGGGCTGGATTGA
- a CDS encoding 3-isopropylmalate dehydratase large subunit — MGETVIEKIIRNNVGKTVKPGDIVTVNVDRVMIHDIFIPFVAEKFEEMGFTKLWDPDKAVLIYDHLVPASQLDDTRHFHAGDAFARKYGMKNVHRSDGICHQLMTEAGYVKPGNIVFGTDSHTTTYGCVGAFSSGIGYTEMASILGTGTMWIKVPETIKVVIEGELPENVMSKDIILRLIGDLGADGATYRALEFTGSTVKNMTVASRMTMANMAIEAGAKCALFTPDEKTAEYCDIELNEFQKSLTGDEDATYMKTITYRAEDFVPVMACPSQVDKIKNVSELEGTEIDQVFIGSCTNGRLEDLRAAAEVLKGKKVADYVKLIVTPASRKIYCQAIAEGIMDTLAEAGAMITHPGCGLCCGRAGGILTDGERVVATNNRNFLGRMGTSKVEIYLASPKTAAACAIAGKIVNSEK; from the coding sequence ATGGGCGAGACAGTTATTGAGAAAATTATAAGAAACAATGTTGGAAAAACAGTAAAGCCTGGAGACATTGTAACGGTCAATGTAGACAGGGTTATGATTCATGATATATTTATTCCATTTGTAGCAGAAAAGTTTGAAGAAATGGGCTTTACGAAGCTCTGGGATCCAGATAAAGCAGTACTCATATATGACCATCTGGTTCCTGCAAGTCAGTTAGATGATACCAGACATTTCCATGCGGGAGATGCTTTTGCCAGGAAATATGGCATGAAAAATGTTCACAGAAGTGATGGAATCTGCCACCAGTTAATGACAGAGGCAGGTTATGTAAAACCGGGAAATATTGTATTTGGTACAGACAGCCATACCACTACCTACGGATGTGTAGGCGCTTTCTCTTCCGGTATCGGATATACAGAGATGGCAAGTATTCTGGGAACAGGAACTATGTGGATCAAAGTTCCTGAGACAATTAAGGTTGTGATCGAGGGAGAACTTCCGGAAAATGTTATGTCCAAAGATATCATCCTGCGTCTGATCGGTGATCTGGGAGCTGATGGAGCAACATACAGAGCACTTGAATTTACCGGCAGTACAGTAAAGAATATGACAGTAGCAAGCCGCATGACTATGGCAAATATGGCGATTGAGGCAGGGGCAAAATGTGCGCTGTTTACACCGGATGAAAAAACTGCAGAATATTGTGACATAGAGTTAAATGAGTTCCAGAAGAGCCTTACAGGAGATGAAGATGCAACCTATATGAAAACAATCACTTATCGCGCAGAGGATTTTGTACCGGTTATGGCATGTCCGTCTCAGGTAGATAAGATTAAAAATGTAAGTGAGCTTGAAGGAACAGAAATAGATCAGGTATTTATCGGTTCCTGTACAAATGGCCGTCTGGAGGATCTCAGAGCTGCAGCAGAGGTGTTAAAGGGCAAAAAGGTAGCAGATTACGTTAAATTGATTGTAACTCCTGCAAGTCGTAAAATATACTGTCAGGCAATTGCAGAGGGAATTATGGATACTCTGGCAGAAGCAGGTGCAATGATCACACATCCCGGATGTGGATTATGCTGTGGACGTGCAGGAGGTATCCTTACCGATGGTGAACGTGTAGTAGCTACAAATAACAGAAATTTCCTTGGACGAATGGGAACATCTAAGGTAGAGATTTACCTTGCATCACCAAAAACAGCAGCAGCGTGTGCAATTGCTGGTAAAATTGTAAATTCAGAGAAATAA
- the cdd gene encoding cytidine deaminase: MQNLEKSMISKLIENAMEQLKFSYTPYSNFKVGASLLTKNGQIYTGCNIENAAYTPTNCAERTAIFKAVSEGVREFDAICIVGGKDGILTEYTAPCGVCRQVMMEFCDPETFRIILAIDKEHYDIYTLKDLLPLGFGLRNLINSREI, encoded by the coding sequence ATGCAGAATCTGGAAAAATCAATGATCAGCAAACTGATTGAGAATGCAATGGAACAGCTCAAATTTTCTTATACACCCTATTCAAATTTTAAGGTTGGTGCATCATTACTTACAAAAAACGGACAGATTTATACAGGGTGTAACATTGAAAATGCAGCATATACACCTACGAACTGTGCAGAACGAACCGCAATTTTTAAAGCAGTGAGCGAAGGCGTCAGGGAGTTTGACGCAATTTGTATTGTGGGTGGAAAAGATGGGATTTTGACAGAGTATACAGCTCCCTGTGGTGTCTGCCGTCAGGTAATGATGGAGTTCTGTGATCCGGAGACATTTCGGATTATTCTGGCAATAGATAAAGAACATTATGATATCTACACACTGAAGGATTTGCTACCGCTGGGATTTGGACTACGAAATCTGATAAATTCCCGAGAAATATAA
- a CDS encoding Fic family protein, with translation MKEISMRNFDYITNPAKLLTPEIVQMIGSIHEHKGKQELFLEANIDELKTFLEVALIQSTGASNRIEGIFTSDKRLEELVSQKAEPRNRSEQEIAGYREVLATIHESYEYITPRPNIILQLHRDLYSYSQGNIGGTHKNSDNVIAETDAEGHQKARFIPAPAFQTAEAIDELCARFLEAWEADRIDKLVLIPMFILDFLCIHPFNDGNGRMSRLLTLLLFYKAGYIVGKYVSMEMLIEKTKETYYEALQASSTGWYEGENSYEPFVKYYLGIILKAYNEFESRVEHLKYHNLSKPDRIKAVIDNKVGKITKKEIMELCPDISKVTVERTLTDLVKSGYIAKVGAGPSTGYVRI, from the coding sequence ATGAAGGAGATTTCAATGAGAAATTTTGATTATATTACAAATCCTGCGAAGTTGCTGACACCTGAAATTGTTCAGATGATTGGCAGTATTCATGAGCATAAAGGTAAACAGGAATTATTTCTGGAAGCAAACATAGATGAACTGAAAACATTTCTGGAAGTTGCTTTAATTCAAAGTACGGGAGCATCTAACCGAATTGAAGGTATATTTACAAGTGATAAACGTTTGGAAGAACTGGTAAGTCAGAAAGCAGAGCCACGTAATCGGTCTGAACAGGAAATTGCCGGCTACCGTGAAGTGCTGGCTACGATTCACGAAAGTTATGAATATATCACTCCAAGACCAAACATTATTTTACAGTTACATCGTGATTTATATTCTTATTCCCAAGGAAACATCGGTGGTACCCATAAGAATTCAGACAATGTAATTGCAGAAACCGATGCCGAGGGACACCAGAAAGCTCGTTTTATTCCCGCTCCAGCTTTTCAGACTGCAGAAGCAATAGACGAACTTTGCGCTCGTTTCCTTGAAGCATGGGAAGCTGACCGCATTGATAAACTGGTTTTGATTCCTATGTTCATTCTGGACTTTCTGTGCATCCATCCTTTCAATGACGGAAATGGTAGGATGAGCCGTTTGCTCACTTTACTGCTTTTCTATAAGGCTGGATATATCGTTGGAAAGTATGTCAGCATGGAAATGCTGATTGAAAAAACGAAAGAAACATATTATGAAGCCCTTCAAGCAAGTTCTACTGGCTGGTATGAGGGCGAAAACAGCTATGAGCCTTTTGTTAAATATTATCTGGGTATCATACTGAAAGCATACAATGAATTCGAAAGCCGTGTAGAACATTTGAAGTACCATAATCTTTCCAAACCGGATAGAATTAAGGCGGTGATTGATAATAAGGTCGGTAAGATAACGAAGAAGGAAATTATGGAACTATGCCCTGACATAAGTAAGGTTACCGTGGAAAGAACACTGACAGATTTAGTTAAGAGTGGGTATATCGCAAAGGTCGGTGCAGGTCCATCCACCGGTTATGTTCGTATTTGA
- a CDS encoding 3-isopropylmalate dehydratase large subunit, producing MGMTIAEKIIAAAAGVDSVKPGDIHTVKLDRLMSNDGTTHLTVDMYNNKLKNPHIADTSKLVFVVDHNVPSDSPKTAASQKKMRDFAKEHNIDFWEGKGVCHQVMIENYVRPGELIFGADSHTCSYGALGAFGTGVGCTDFLYGMVTGTSWVLVPESVKFNLTGKLPEGVYARDLILTIIGEIGANGCNYQAMEFTGEGAKTLSISDRMALCNMAVEAGAKTGIFEADEKAIEYLKEHGREPKAVYHSDPDAVYAREYTFDLSKVRPVVAKPDFVDNVVPAEEACGIEINEAFLGSCNNGRIEDLRVGAEIIKGKKVAEGVRFLVVPASQTIYRQALKEGLIDTFMEAGAIVMNPNCSVCWGSCQGVIGENEVLISTGTRNFKGRAGHPSSKVYLGSAATVTASAITGKIALASEV from the coding sequence ATGGGAATGACAATTGCAGAAAAGATTATTGCTGCGGCAGCAGGTGTTGACAGCGTAAAACCGGGAGATATCCATACAGTTAAACTCGATCGTCTCATGAGTAATGATGGAACCACACATCTTACGGTTGATATGTATAACAATAAATTGAAAAATCCGCACATTGCAGATACAAGCAAGCTGGTGTTTGTCGTGGATCATAATGTACCATCTGACAGCCCGAAAACAGCAGCATCTCAGAAGAAGATGCGAGATTTTGCAAAAGAACATAACATTGATTTCTGGGAAGGAAAAGGTGTCTGCCATCAGGTTATGATCGAGAATTATGTCCGTCCGGGTGAACTGATCTTTGGTGCAGACAGCCATACCTGTTCATACGGTGCATTAGGTGCATTTGGAACAGGCGTAGGATGTACAGATTTCCTTTATGGTATGGTAACAGGTACTTCATGGGTACTGGTTCCTGAGAGCGTAAAATTTAATCTGACAGGTAAACTTCCGGAAGGAGTTTACGCAAGAGATCTGATTCTTACAATCATTGGGGAAATCGGAGCAAATGGATGTAACTATCAGGCAATGGAATTTACAGGCGAGGGTGCGAAAACACTCAGTATCAGTGATCGTATGGCGCTTTGCAACATGGCAGTAGAAGCCGGTGCAAAGACAGGTATCTTTGAAGCAGATGAGAAAGCTATTGAATATCTGAAAGAACATGGACGTGAGCCAAAGGCTGTATATCACAGTGATCCGGATGCAGTTTATGCGAGAGAATATACATTTGATTTATCAAAAGTCCGTCCTGTAGTTGCAAAACCTGATTTTGTAGACAATGTTGTGCCTGCAGAAGAAGCCTGCGGAATTGAAATCAATGAAGCATTTTTGGGATCCTGTAACAACGGACGTATTGAAGATCTGCGTGTCGGTGCAGAAATTATCAAGGGCAAGAAGGTTGCTGAGGGCGTCAGATTTCTCGTTGTGCCTGCAAGCCAGACTATTTACCGCCAGGCATTAAAAGAGGGGCTTATTGACACGTTTATGGAGGCTGGAGCCATTGTTATGAATCCGAACTGCAGTGTATGCTGGGGAAGCTGTCAGGGTGTGATCGGTGAGAACGAAGTTCTGATCAGTACAGGAACACGTAATTTCAAAGGTCGTGCAGGACACCCAAGCTCCAAAGTATATCTGGGATCAGCAGCTACTGTTACAGCATCTGCCATTACAGGAAAGATTGCGCTGGCAAGTGAGGTGTGA
- a CDS encoding phosphopentomutase, with protein sequence MKNYDRIFVIVLDSLGIGAMPDSAKFGDIGVDTFGHILEKMGSLEIPNLRKLGMLNLHPAGKMAGVENPKGRYTHLGEASNGKDTMTGHWEMMGIKTEKPFKTFTETGFPPELIAELEKRCGKRVIGNKSASGTEIIEELGEEEIQTGAMIVYTSADSVLQICGNEETFDLQNLYRCCEIAREITMKDEWRVGRVIARPYIGKKKGEFKRTSNRHDYALKPTGLTTLNVLKDHGFDVIGVGKIHDIFCGEGITETHHSDSSVHGMEQTIEICKRDFRGLCFVNLVDFDALWGHRRNVEGYGKEIEKFDKNLGVLLEEMRENDLLILTADHGNDPTYTGTDHTREYVPFIAYSKRMKNGGAIKDEDTFAVIGASVAENFGVPMPEGTIGHSVLKELM encoded by the coding sequence ATGAAAAATTACGACAGAATTTTTGTAATTGTACTTGATTCTCTGGGGATCGGGGCAATGCCGGATTCAGCAAAATTTGGTGACATTGGGGTGGATACTTTTGGACATATTCTTGAGAAAATGGGCTCTCTGGAGATCCCAAATCTTAGAAAACTGGGAATGTTGAATCTTCATCCGGCAGGAAAAATGGCGGGTGTTGAGAATCCCAAGGGGCGATATACGCATCTGGGTGAAGCTAGCAATGGAAAAGATACCATGACCGGACACTGGGAGATGATGGGAATCAAAACAGAAAAACCATTTAAAACCTTTACAGAAACAGGGTTCCCGCCGGAATTGATCGCAGAACTGGAGAAAAGATGCGGAAAAAGAGTGATAGGAAACAAGAGCGCAAGCGGAACGGAGATTATTGAGGAATTGGGTGAAGAGGAGATTCAGACGGGTGCAATGATTGTTTATACTTCAGCTGATTCTGTTCTTCAGATTTGCGGAAATGAAGAAACTTTTGATCTTCAGAATCTGTACCGCTGCTGTGAAATTGCAAGAGAAATTACCATGAAGGATGAATGGAGAGTTGGCAGAGTTATTGCAAGACCGTACATTGGTAAGAAAAAAGGTGAATTTAAACGTACCAGTAACCGTCATGATTATGCATTGAAACCCACCGGACTTACCACGTTAAACGTGTTGAAAGATCATGGATTTGATGTGATCGGTGTTGGAAAGATTCATGATATTTTTTGCGGAGAAGGCATTACAGAAACTCATCATTCAGACAGCTCTGTACATGGAATGGAGCAGACAATTGAAATCTGCAAGAGAGATTTCAGAGGGTTATGTTTTGTTAATCTTGTAGATTTTGATGCATTATGGGGACACAGAAGAAATGTGGAAGGTTACGGAAAAGAGATTGAGAAATTTGACAAAAATTTGGGTGTGTTGTTAGAAGAAATGAGAGAGAATGATCTGCTTATTCTCACTGCAGATCATGGAAATGATCCGACTTATACAGGAACTGACCATACAAGAGAATATGTACCATTCATTGCTTACTCAAAGAGAATGAAAAATGGCGGTGCGATAAAAGACGAAGATACTTTTGCTGTGATCGGTGCTTCTGTGGCGGAGAATTTTGGAGTGCCAATGCCTGAGGGAACAATTGGACATTCTGTTTTAAAAGAGTTAATGTAA
- a CDS encoding IS200/IS605 family accessory protein TnpB-related protein produces MKEQIICSVDLGINTDAVCTIMRADGTVLGRRFIDHPSEKDRMYRTLGRIRRFQREHGSAQTQGRWAYTKRLNTELGKKTAGAIVRYAEENHADVIVFEYLEMQGKISGKKKQKLHLWRKRDIQKCCEHQAHRKGMRVSRICAWNTSRLAYDGSGTVTRDRENHSLCTFQTGKRYNCDLSASYNIGARYFIRELLKPLPATERSLLEAKVPPLKRRTSCVYADLRKLHSEMERLKAA; encoded by the coding sequence GTGAAAGAACAGATTATCTGCAGCGTGGACTTAGGGATCAATACCGATGCAGTCTGTACGATCATGCGGGCAGACGGAACTGTCCTGGGAAGAAGATTCATAGATCATCCCAGTGAAAAAGACCGGATGTACCGCACACTGGGACGGATCCGCAGATTCCAGAGGGAACATGGCTCTGCGCAGACACAGGGAAGATGGGCATATACGAAACGTCTGAACACAGAACTGGGTAAAAAGACTGCAGGTGCGATTGTAAGATATGCGGAAGAAAACCATGCAGATGTGATCGTGTTCGAGTATCTGGAGATGCAGGGGAAGATATCGGGAAAGAAAAAACAGAAACTGCACCTGTGGAGAAAAAGAGATATCCAGAAGTGTTGTGAACATCAGGCACACAGGAAAGGGATGCGGGTATCCAGGATCTGCGCATGGAATACCAGCAGATTGGCTTATGATGGTTCCGGGACGGTAACACGTGACCGGGAAAATCACAGCCTCTGTACTTTCCAGACAGGAAAACGATATAATTGTGACCTGTCAGCATCCTATAATATAGGGGCGAGATATTTTATAAGGGAACTTTTAAAACCCCTTCCGGCAACGGAAAGGTCTTTACTGGAGGCAAAAGTCCCTCCTCTAAAGCGTAGAACCTCATGCGTCTATGCAGATCTGAGGAAACTCCATTCAGAAATGGAACGTTTAAAAGCAGCATAG
- a CDS encoding helix-turn-helix domain-containing protein — translation MDDVEEIISKISEESPYKRRPTQKRTWMTVPEMGKLLGLKKTDRYWLVHKNVFESKEIAGKIRINIASFEKWYANQIKYHKVTGEEPGKELKSWSYSVKEVADLLGVDDYLVYELLKKNQMEAVIVDYWKRIPKESFQNWYKSQSRYRTKEDREKDALLEDATITMPEMAQLLGTTRSAVYTTLDNPKYSHFLNSL, via the coding sequence ATGGATGATGTAGAAGAAATCATTTCGAAGATATCAGAAGAAAGTCCTTACAAACGGCGTCCAACACAAAAGCGAACCTGGATGACCGTGCCGGAAATGGGAAAGCTGCTGGGATTAAAAAAGACAGATCGATACTGGCTGGTGCATAAAAATGTTTTTGAATCTAAAGAGATTGCCGGAAAGATACGAATCAATATTGCCAGCTTTGAAAAATGGTACGCCAATCAGATTAAATATCATAAAGTTACCGGAGAAGAACCGGGGAAAGAATTGAAATCCTGGTCCTATTCCGTTAAGGAAGTCGCGGATCTGTTAGGTGTTGATGATTATCTTGTTTATGAATTACTCAAGAAAAATCAAATGGAAGCGGTTATTGTCGATTACTGGAAACGAATACCAAAAGAATCTTTTCAAAACTGGTATAAAAGCCAGTCTCGGTATCGAACAAAGGAAGACAGAGAAAAAGACGCTCTTCTGGAAGATGCAACAATTACGATGCCTGAGATGGCACAGCTGCTTGGAACAACCAGAAGTGCAGTATATACAACTCTTGATAATCCAAAGTATAGTCATTTTTTGAATTCATTGTGA